TCGGCGGCATGCTGACGAACTTCAAGACCATCCGCACGAGCATCAAGCGCCTGAAGGACCTCGACGCGATGGCGGCGGACGGCACGTTCGAGAAGCTCGCGAAGAAGGAAGTGTCCCGCCTGACCCGCGAGCGCGAGCGGCTCCAGTTCGCGTTCGCCGGCATCAAGGAGATGCCGGGCCTGCCGTCGCTCGTGTTCATCGTGGACACGAAGAAGGAGAAGATCGCGGTGGCCGAGGCGAACCGCCTCGGGATCCCGATCGTGGGCGTGGTGGACACGAACTGCGACCCGACGCTGATCCACTACCCGATTCCGGGCAACGACGACGCGCTGCGGGCCATCAAGCTGTTCACCGGATTCGTCGCCGACACGATCGCCGAAGCGCGCTCCATGGCGCTCGAGGGAGCCGACCAGGAGACCGTTTCGTACGGCGGCGACGCCGGCGAAACCGAGAGCGTGGCCACGCCCGCGCGGGCGTAGCCGCCCTCCGGCGAGTGCTCCACAGGATCCACGCGCCCGTCCGCGCGGCTGCGCGCGGACGGGCGTTCCAACACAGGGGAGTTCGATGACGATCACGGCGGAACTGGTCAGGACGCTGCGCGAGAAGACCGGCGCGGGCATGATGGAATGCAAGAAGGCGCTCACCGAGACGTCGGGGGACCTGGACAAGGCGGTGGAGGTGCTCCGCAAGTCCGGCATCGCCCGGGCCGAGACGCGTTCGGGCCGCGCCGCCTCGCAGGGCCGGATCGAGGCCTACGTGCACGACGCGCGCATCGGCGTGCTCGTCGAAGTGAACTGCGAAACGGACTTCGTGGCGCGCACCGACGACTTCCTGCGCCTGTGCAGGGACCTGGCGATGCAGGTGGCCGCCGCGAACGCGGACTACGTCCGGCGCGAGGAAGTGCCGGCCGGGCGCGTCGAGAAGGAGAAGGAGATCTTCGCCGCGCAGCTCGCGAACGAGGGCAAGCCGGCGAACATCATCGAGAAGATCCTGGTCGGCAAGCTCGACCGGTTCTACTCCGAGGTCTGCCTGCTCGAGCAGCCGTTCATCAAGGACGACAAGAAGTCGGTCGGCGACCTGGTGAAGGAGACGTCGGCCAGGACGGGCGAGAACGTCGTCGTCCGCCGTTTCGCCCGCTTCCGCCTGGGCGCGGAGTAGCCTTGGCCGTCCGCTACCAGCGGATCCTCCTCAAGCTGAGCGGCGAGCTGCTCGCCGGCGAGGCCGGGCACGGCATCTCGGACGAGGTGCTCGCGGCGCTCGCGGACGAGATCCGCGACGTGCGCGCGATGGACGTGCAGGTCGGCGTGGTGATCGGGGGCGGCAACATCTTCCGCGGTCTCGCCGGCAGCACGCGGGGCATGGACCGGGTGGGCGCGGATCAGATGGGGATGCTGGCGACGGTCATCAACTGCCTGGCGCTCCAGCACGCGCTCGAGAAGCGCGGGCAGTACACGCGGGTGATGTCGGCGATCCGCATGGACCAGATCTGCGAGCCGTACATCCGCCGGCGCGCCGTGCGCCACCTCGAGAAGGGGCGCATCGTCCTGTTCGGGGCCGGCACGGGCAACCCGTACTTCACGACCGACACCGCGGCGGTGCTGCGCGCGATCGAGGTCGGGGCGGACGTCATCCTCAAGGGCACGAAGGTGGACGGGATCTACTCGGGCGATCCGATGCAGGACCCGTCCGCGAGCCTGTTTGCGAGCATCGGCTACATGGATATTCTGAATCGCGGATTGAAGGTCATGGATTCGACCGCGATCTCGCTGTGCATGGACAACCGGCTGCCGCTCGTGGTCTTCAATGTCGGCCAGAGCGGCAATCTGGTCCGGCTGGTGCGGGGCGAGGCGGTCGGCACCCGGGTGGGGGAGTGAGCGTCATGTCACACAAGATTCTCGTCGAGGCGGAAGAGCGGATGAAGAAGGCGCTGGAGTCGGTGCGCCACGAGTTCGTCGGCGTGCGCACCGGCAAGGCCAGCCCCGCGCTGCTGGACACCGTCAAGGTCGTGGCCTACGGGACCTCGATGCCATTGCTCCAGGTCGGGTCCGTGACCGCGCCCGAGCCGAGGCTGCTGATGGTGCAGCCCTTCGACAAGAGCCTCATCAAGGCCATCACGCACGGCATCAACGAGGCGAACCTCGGACTCCACCCGGCGGACGACGGCCAGGTGATCCGCATCCCGATCCCGACGCTGACCGAGGAGCGCCGCAAGGACCTGGTCAAGCTGATCTCGAAGTTCGCCGAGGAGGGACGGGTCCACGTTCGCCAGGTGCGGCACGAGGCGCTCAAGCTCATCAAGGACGCCGAGAAG
The DNA window shown above is from Candidatus Eisenbacteria bacterium and carries:
- the frr gene encoding ribosome recycling factor; protein product: MSHKILVEAEERMKKALESVRHEFVGVRTGKASPALLDTVKVVAYGTSMPLLQVGSVTAPEPRLLMVQPFDKSLIKAITHGINEANLGLHPADDGQVIRIPIPTLTEERRKDLVKLISKFAEEGRVHVRQVRHEALKLIKDAEKEGELPGDDSKHLQADGQKLTDRYVGLIDELLRKKTAEVMEV
- the rpsB gene encoding 30S ribosomal protein S2, with the protein product MAGIMMKDLLEAGVHFGHQTRRWNPQMKKFIFMERNGIYIIDLQKTLKCIQDARVAIQKVIRGGGHVLFVGTKKQAKQMVVEDAERSGQFHVTERWLGGMLTNFKTIRTSIKRLKDLDAMAADGTFEKLAKKEVSRLTRERERLQFAFAGIKEMPGLPSLVFIVDTKKEKIAVAEANRLGIPIVGVVDTNCDPTLIHYPIPGNDDALRAIKLFTGFVADTIAEARSMALEGADQETVSYGGDAGETESVATPARA
- a CDS encoding UMP kinase; the encoded protein is MAVRYQRILLKLSGELLAGEAGHGISDEVLAALADEIRDVRAMDVQVGVVIGGGNIFRGLAGSTRGMDRVGADQMGMLATVINCLALQHALEKRGQYTRVMSAIRMDQICEPYIRRRAVRHLEKGRIVLFGAGTGNPYFTTDTAAVLRAIEVGADVILKGTKVDGIYSGDPMQDPSASLFASIGYMDILNRGLKVMDSTAISLCMDNRLPLVVFNVGQSGNLVRLVRGEAVGTRVGE
- the tsf gene encoding translation elongation factor Ts, which produces MTITAELVRTLREKTGAGMMECKKALTETSGDLDKAVEVLRKSGIARAETRSGRAASQGRIEAYVHDARIGVLVEVNCETDFVARTDDFLRLCRDLAMQVAAANADYVRREEVPAGRVEKEKEIFAAQLANEGKPANIIEKILVGKLDRFYSEVCLLEQPFIKDDKKSVGDLVKETSARTGENVVVRRFARFRLGAE